One Natrinema halophilum genomic window carries:
- a CDS encoding amidohydrolase, which translates to MTADDLISLRRDLHRKPEPAWREFYTTARIVDELESRLGDDLDGLYVGQDAIAGDHRMAVPVDVELTHWYEQARSAGVDEAVLEHLDGGYTGAVAVLERGDGPTVGLRVDIDGLPQAESTDPTHVPAAEGFRSEHEGAMHACGHDAHATIGVGVLERIAESDFTGTLKVFFQPAEEVVGGGKSMAESDHVRDVDALLAVHIGLDHPTGEVVAGIDGFLAVAHLEATFTGESAHAGGHPEQGRNAVQAMATGVQNLYGIPRHNDGKTRVNAGVVEGGSAANVIPDEARIVAEVRGETTELMEYVKRRAEQVLRSAAEMHDCEVDIETGAEAPSATSDGALVSVVADVAGSTPGVERVVERDELGGSEDATFLMRAVQQNGGTACYVGVGTDHPGGHHTATFDVDERSIGHGIDVLAGVVERLALDGTGSD; encoded by the coding sequence ATGACCGCGGACGATCTCATCTCGCTGCGTCGAGACCTGCACCGAAAACCGGAACCCGCCTGGCGAGAGTTCTACACCACCGCGCGAATCGTCGACGAACTCGAGTCCCGACTCGGCGACGACCTCGACGGACTTTACGTCGGCCAGGACGCTATCGCGGGTGACCATCGGATGGCGGTTCCCGTCGACGTCGAGCTAACCCACTGGTACGAACAGGCTCGGTCCGCGGGCGTCGACGAAGCGGTTCTCGAGCATCTCGACGGCGGCTACACCGGCGCAGTCGCCGTCCTCGAGCGCGGCGACGGGCCGACCGTCGGTCTTCGAGTCGACATCGACGGGCTTCCGCAGGCGGAGTCGACCGATCCGACTCACGTGCCTGCAGCCGAGGGGTTTCGATCGGAGCACGAGGGCGCCATGCACGCCTGCGGCCACGATGCCCACGCCACGATCGGAGTCGGCGTTCTCGAGCGTATCGCCGAGAGCGACTTTACCGGCACCCTGAAGGTCTTCTTCCAGCCCGCAGAGGAGGTCGTCGGCGGCGGCAAGTCGATGGCGGAAAGCGACCACGTCCGCGACGTCGACGCGCTGCTCGCGGTCCACATCGGTCTCGACCACCCGACCGGCGAGGTCGTCGCCGGTATCGACGGCTTTCTCGCGGTGGCACACCTCGAGGCGACCTTCACGGGCGAGTCGGCCCACGCCGGTGGCCATCCGGAACAGGGACGCAACGCCGTTCAGGCGATGGCGACGGGGGTACAGAACCTCTACGGGATTCCCCGACACAACGACGGGAAGACGCGCGTCAACGCGGGCGTCGTGGAGGGCGGCAGCGCCGCCAACGTCATCCCCGACGAGGCGCGGATCGTCGCCGAGGTCCGCGGCGAGACGACTGAACTGATGGAGTACGTGAAACGCAGAGCCGAGCAAGTCCTCCGGAGCGCCGCCGAGATGCACGACTGCGAGGTCGACATCGAGACCGGCGCGGAGGCGCCGAGCGCGACCAGCGACGGAGCACTCGTCTCTGTCGTCGCCGACGTTGCAGGTTCGACGCCGGGGGTCGAACGAGTCGTAGAGCGCGACGAACTCGGTGGCAGCGAGGACGCGACGTTCCTCATGCGTGCGGTCCAGCAAAACGGCGGGACCGCCTGCTACGTCGGCGTCGGTACAGACCATCCCGGCGGGCACCACACCGCGACGTTCGACGTCGACGAACGGAGCATCGGCCACGGAATCGACGTGCTCGCGGGCGTTGTCGAACGTCTGGCCCTCGACGGAACCGGGTCCGACTAA
- a CDS encoding winged helix-turn-helix domain-containing protein has translation MEDVLWYVLASSRGGPTRVRILRALDERPRNANQLATELDMDYTTIRHHLDVLMDNNVVRRSGDDYAAVYLFTEQTTSNWDMVETVLETVDPEER, from the coding sequence ATGGAGGACGTTCTGTGGTACGTTCTGGCCAGCTCTCGCGGGGGGCCGACGCGCGTGCGGATCCTCAGAGCGCTCGACGAGCGGCCACGGAACGCGAATCAGCTCGCGACCGAACTCGACATGGACTACACGACGATTCGTCACCACCTCGACGTGCTGATGGACAACAACGTCGTCCGTCGGAGCGGTGACGATTACGCGGCCGTGTATCTGTTTACGGAGCAGACGACGTCGAACTGGGACATGGTCGAGACCGTTCTCGAGACCGTCGATCCGGAGGAGAGGTAA
- a CDS encoding COG4315 family predicted lipoprotein → MRIPRRTLLTGVATSAAIAGCLGGGDSDEPADDAGNETDDSGNETDDSGNETDDSGNETDDSEADATVRIRSHSEHGDVLVGPDGLTLYNFDRDTQDAAESACSGDCVDAWPPLTVDQEPTAGEGVTAELTTFERADGTMQVAANGWPLYYFASDEEPGDANGHGANDVWWVLGPDGTPMRPSDGNDPDNETESSS, encoded by the coding sequence ATGCGGATACCTCGACGAACACTCCTGACCGGGGTTGCGACGAGTGCTGCAATCGCCGGCTGCCTCGGCGGCGGCGATTCGGACGAACCCGCGGACGACGCCGGTAACGAGACGGACGACAGCGGTAATGAGACGGACGACAGCGGTAATGAGACGGACGACAGCGGTAATGAGACGGACGACAGCGAAGCCGACGCGACGGTCCGGATCCGGTCGCATTCCGAACACGGCGACGTGCTGGTCGGTCCGGACGGATTGACGCTGTACAACTTCGATCGAGATACGCAGGACGCGGCGGAAAGCGCCTGCTCCGGTGACTGTGTCGACGCGTGGCCGCCGTTGACCGTCGATCAGGAACCGACCGCCGGTGAGGGCGTCACTGCGGAGTTGACCACCTTCGAGCGAGCGGACGGAACGATGCAGGTGGCTGCTAACGGCTGGCCGCTGTACTACTTCGCTTCAGACGAAGAGCCGGGCGACGCGAACGGTCACGGCGCCAACGACGTCTGGTGGGTTCTCGGACCCGACGGAACGCCGATGCGACCGAGCGACGGGAACGACCCGGACAACGAAACCGAAAGCAGTTCGTAG
- a CDS encoding geranylgeranyl reductase family protein: MSTQEQSAAAATTRTQSPDVVVVGAGTAGCYAAATVAREGYDVVILERKSETEAGHIACGDALKGADAFPEAIPKSKLEPAFTNTGVDHGRFEIPQENTVLEIPVPGELAVIDRWEYGRRIIDGAGDTGVDFHYDTVVKNVVQADGGRVTGVEAIRAGDPVEYEADVVIDAAGSLSVLQDNVDFSESRFDTNVNYTHFCSAYREIVHVDEPVEWNDALVFKPTERAAGYLWYFPRTETEINAGLGFQMTEEPMQLVDDLKRDLENRPEFAGAEVEDKLGAALPTRRPYDSAVHPGYMAVGDAAGHVNPTTGGGIAGAAYAGKYAAEQAIEALETENYGEATFWRYNQRVMDHFGARYAALDVYNILSTAVDVDDLMGLLAAMPGDKLAEALYSGSTDIGLKLKLEALLKSRGHWGTIWNLYQTKRRADELLSHYENYPTSPEGFAGWQERRDQLMEKVYETTGADPKY; this comes from the coding sequence ATGAGTACGCAGGAGCAGTCGGCTGCCGCGGCGACGACTCGAACACAGTCGCCGGACGTCGTCGTCGTCGGAGCCGGAACTGCAGGGTGCTACGCCGCCGCGACCGTCGCACGCGAGGGGTACGACGTCGTCATCCTCGAGCGAAAATCCGAGACCGAAGCGGGCCACATCGCCTGCGGGGACGCGTTAAAGGGTGCCGACGCCTTTCCCGAGGCGATCCCGAAGTCGAAGCTCGAACCGGCCTTTACGAACACCGGGGTCGATCACGGCCGCTTCGAGATTCCACAGGAAAACACCGTCCTCGAAATCCCGGTCCCCGGCGAACTCGCCGTCATCGATCGCTGGGAGTACGGCCGTCGGATCATCGACGGTGCGGGCGACACCGGCGTCGACTTCCACTACGACACCGTCGTCAAAAACGTCGTCCAGGCCGATGGCGGCCGCGTCACTGGGGTCGAAGCGATCCGCGCGGGCGATCCGGTCGAGTACGAGGCCGACGTCGTCATCGACGCTGCGGGCTCGCTCTCCGTCCTGCAAGACAACGTGGACTTCTCGGAGTCGAGGTTCGACACGAACGTCAACTACACGCACTTCTGTTCGGCATATCGGGAGATCGTCCACGTCGACGAGCCGGTCGAGTGGAACGACGCGCTCGTCTTCAAACCGACGGAGCGGGCTGCGGGGTACCTCTGGTACTTCCCGCGTACCGAGACTGAGATCAACGCCGGACTCGGCTTCCAGATGACCGAGGAACCCATGCAACTGGTCGACGACCTCAAACGCGACCTCGAGAACCGACCCGAATTCGCCGGCGCGGAGGTCGAAGACAAACTCGGCGCCGCCTTGCCCACCCGACGGCCGTACGACTCGGCCGTCCACCCGGGGTACATGGCCGTCGGCGACGCCGCGGGGCACGTAAACCCCACGACCGGCGGTGGCATCGCCGGCGCCGCCTACGCCGGCAAGTACGCCGCCGAACAGGCCATCGAAGCCCTCGAGACCGAAAACTACGGCGAAGCCACCTTCTGGCGATACAACCAGCGCGTGATGGATCACTTCGGGGCCCGCTACGCCGCGCTCGACGTCTACAACATCCTCTCGACCGCCGTCGACGTCGACGACCTGATGGGGCTGCTCGCCGCGATGCCCGGCGACAAACTCGCCGAAGCACTCTATTCGGGCAGTACGGATATCGGTCTCAAACTCAAACTCGAGGCGTTGCTCAAGAGCCGCGGCCACTGGGGGACCATCTGGAACCTCTATCAGACCAAGCGCCGGGCCGACGAGTTGCTCTCCCACTACGAGAACTACCCCACGAGTCCCGAGGGATTCGCGGGCTGGCAGGAGCGACGCGATCAGCTGATGGAGAAGGTATACGAGACGACTGGCGCGGACCCGAAGTACTAG